A region from the Tahibacter amnicola genome encodes:
- the rpsL gene encoding 30S ribosomal protein S12, which yields MATINQLVRKPRSPKTYKSASPALQSCPQRRGVCTRVYTTTPKKPNSALRKVAKVRLTNGYEVISYIGGEGHNLQEHSVVLIRGGRVKDLPGVRYHTVRGSLDAAGVAKRRQGRSKYGAKRPKS from the coding sequence ATGGCGACTATCAACCAGCTGGTGCGTAAACCGCGTAGCCCGAAGACCTATAAGAGCGCGTCTCCGGCGCTGCAGAGCTGCCCGCAGCGTCGCGGCGTCTGCACCCGTGTGTACACGACCACCCCGAAGAAGCCGAACTCGGCCCTGCGCAAGGTGGCCAAGGTTCGTCTGACCAACGGCTACGAGGTCATCAGCTACATCGGTGGCGAAGGCCACAATCTTCAGGAGCACTCGGTGGTCCTGATCCGCGGCGGCCGTGTGAAAGACCTGCCGGGCGTGCGCTACCACACGGTGCGCGGTTCGCTCGATGCCGCCGGCGTCGCGAAGCGTCGCCAGGGTCGCTCGAAGTACGGCGCCAAGCGCCCGAAGTCCTGA